In Euwallacea fornicatus isolate EFF26 chromosome 31, ASM4011564v1, whole genome shotgun sequence, the following proteins share a genomic window:
- the LOC136348053 gene encoding uncharacterized protein: MGRKGEETTVSERKIIVNLRRDGKSYSDIATIVKRSRYTVRNILKRFETGNDFLNKPRSGRPKKLSAREERKVVNKIKLNPRTSASEIASILRVENEKDVSSKTVRRTFHRAGYRARVARKKPYISKATKKKRLNFAKEYIAGTTNFGTTYYFQTSHNSTSFSPMVKCVYGESPTQNLNNKIYIRQSNMEVVVCWYGDVWLRVVLENLSLLIM, translated from the coding sequence atggGACGCAAAGGTGAAGAAACGACTGTcagtgaaagaaaaattattgtaaaccTACGAAGAGATGGTAAATCTTACTCAGATATAGCAACTATAGTAAAGAGAAGCCGTTACACTGttagaaatatattaaaaagatttgaaactggtaatgattttttgaataaacccAGAAGTGGCCGCCCGAAAAAGTTGTCTGCGCGGGAAGAAAGAAAAGTGgtcaacaaaattaaacttaatccTAGAACCAGTGCATCtgaaattgcttccattttaaGAGTAGAGAATGAAAAAGATGTGAGCAGTAAAACAGTCCGCAGGACGTTTCATCGTGCTGGATATAGAGCTAGAGTAGCCAGAAAGAAGCCCTATATTAGCAAAGCAACTAAGAAAAAAAGGCTAAATTTTGCCAAAGAGTACATTGCCGGGACAACCAATTTTGGGAcaacatattattttcagaCGAGTCATAATTCAACATCTTTCAGTCCGATGGTAAAGTGTGTGTATGGAGAAAGCCCAACACAGAACTTGAACAACAAAATCTACATAAGACAGTCAAACATGGAGGTTGTAGTGTGTTGGTATGGGGATGTATGGCTTCGAGTGGTGTTGGAAAACTTATCTTTATTGATAATGTGA
- the LOC136348054 gene encoding uncharacterized protein, whose translation MGYMLTQVFTGHGVFGKYLQRIGIEESDGCWFCKMTGGAGTPEHTLWGCPEWEAERTEARRSGLNLDRETIGSGLMESERKWKVFKRMLNRIMWKKTGREGTRRRRVEV comes from the coding sequence ATGGGGTACATGCTAACGCAGGTATTTACTGGACATGGAGTGTTTGGGAAATACCTGCAGAGAATAGGAATTGAGGAGAGCGACGGATGCTGGTTTTGCAAGATGACGGGAGGCGCAGGTACCCCGGAGCACACTCTCTGGGGATGTCCGGAGTGGGAGGCTGAACGTACCGAAGCTAGGAGATCGGGACTCAACCTGGACAGAGAGACGATTGGCAGCGGGCTTATGGAGAGCGAGAGGAAATGGAAGGTATTCAAACGCATGCTAAATAGGATTATGTGGAAGAAGACTGGGAGGGAGGGCACAAGGAGGAGGAGAGTGGAAGTGTAG